One window of the Rhipicephalus sanguineus isolate Rsan-2018 chromosome 2, BIME_Rsan_1.4, whole genome shotgun sequence genome contains the following:
- the LOC119382026 gene encoding putative nuclease HARBI1: MADYASFVQYVLRVDELFSDVEGCVGIPRPLLRDRSNPMEDFTDSEFLARFRFTKSSVIKLLECLPLEESCSDRGHPLPPMIQLLIALRFYGAGTFQVVAGDLVHVSQPTVSRVIERVSRLIATHLFPDVVQFPNSDDGFRETMVGFYRIAKFPGVTGCIDCTHIRIKSPGGPDGEVYRNRKGYFSINVQGPVEALLNGAASF, translated from the exons ATGGCGGACTACGCTTCGTTTGTCCAATATGTGCTCCGCGTTGACGAACTGTTCAGCGACGTGGAGGGCTGCGTGGGCATACCGCGGCCACTCTTGAGGGACAGGTCGAACCCCATGGAAGATTTCACGGACAGCGAATTCCTCGCGCGCTTCCGTTTCACGAAGAGCAGCGTGATAAAGCTGCTCGAGTGCTTGCCCCTTGAGGAGAGCtgcagcgaccgtggccaccCTCTTCCACCGATGATACAGCTTCTGATTGCGCTGCGCTTCTATGGAGCGGGCACATTTCAAGTTGTGGCGGGCGACCTCGTGCATGTGTCGCAGCCGACTGTGAGCCGCGTTATTGAACGTGTGTCGCGGCTGATCGCCACGCACTTGTTCCCGGACGTCGTGCAGTTCCCCAACTCTGACGACGGGTTCCGCGAAACGATGGTGGGGTTCTACCGCATCGCCAAATTTCCTGGGGTGACAGGGTGCATAGACTGCACCCACATCCGCATCAAATCGCCTGGTGGGCCGGACGGAGAAGTGTACCGCAACCGGAAGGGCTACTTCTCGATAAACGTTCAG GGCCCCGTTGAAGCTCTTCTGAACGGTGCAGCGTCCTTTTGA